Proteins from one Deinococcus actinosclerus genomic window:
- a CDS encoding GNAT family N-acetyltransferase — translation MPTLRPYQPGDRAACLHLFDANTPRFFLPEERRDFEGWLDGEEGPAEYLVIEEGGQVIACGGLWFSPDPARPAGFAWGMVHPDRQRQGLGRTLAQARLDRLRALGVPHAALDTSQHTAPFYARLGFRELGRTPDGYGPGLHRVDMVADLN, via the coding sequence ATGCCCACCCTGCGCCCCTACCAGCCCGGCGACCGGGCCGCGTGCCTGCACCTGTTCGACGCGAACACCCCCCGCTTCTTCCTGCCGGAGGAACGCCGCGACTTCGAGGGCTGGCTCGACGGTGAAGAAGGCCCCGCCGAGTACCTCGTCATCGAGGAGGGCGGGCAGGTCATCGCCTGCGGCGGCCTGTGGTTCAGCCCCGATCCGGCCCGGCCCGCCGGGTTCGCGTGGGGCATGGTGCACCCGGACCGGCAACGGCAGGGGCTGGGCCGCACCCTGGCCCAGGCCCGCCTGGACCGTCTGCGCGCCCTGGGCGTCCCGCACGCCGCGCTGGACACCAGCCAGCACACCGCGCCGTTCTACGCCCGCCTGGGCTTCCGCGAGTTGGGGCGCACGCCCGACGGCTACGGCCCGGGCCTGCACCGCGTGGACATGGTGGCCGACCTGAACTGA
- a CDS encoding nicotinamide mononucleotide transporter family protein, translating into MNLFGLTVPPLLLDLTGGACVLVSLYFLWSKRAVYWHWSNLSLLPYFLLFLSGGQWMLAGLQVTYLLFGIHGLYLWHLEARRARGEIRFNEPLWYGVTWVASLLIFAYTVAVTDFGAAWNWVQFAAVTLALVANFGTTRRWAWSWPVWIAVNAVQAVFFWHTGYWVLFALQFVLAGMSVYGWREWRRDEAREVAFA; encoded by the coding sequence GTGAATCTGTTCGGTCTGACCGTGCCGCCGCTGCTGCTGGACCTGACGGGCGGGGCATGCGTGCTGGTCAGCCTGTACTTCCTGTGGTCGAAGCGGGCGGTGTACTGGCACTGGTCGAACCTGTCGCTGCTGCCGTACTTCCTGCTGTTCCTCAGCGGTGGGCAGTGGATGCTGGCGGGCTTGCAGGTCACGTACCTGCTGTTCGGCATCCATGGGCTGTACCTGTGGCATCTGGAGGCCCGGCGGGCGCGGGGGGAGATCCGTTTCAACGAGCCGCTGTGGTACGGGGTGACGTGGGTGGCGAGCCTGCTGATCTTCGCGTACACGGTGGCGGTGACGGATTTCGGCGCGGCGTGGAACTGGGTGCAGTTCGCGGCGGTGACCTTGGCGCTGGTGGCGAATTTCGGCACGACGCGCCGCTGGGCGTGGTCGTGGCCGGTGTGGATCGCGGTGAACGCGGTGCAGGCGGTGTTCTTCTGGCATACGGGGTACTGGGTGCTGTTCGCGTTGCAGTTCGTGCTGGCGGGCATGAGCGTGTACGGCTGGCGCGAGTGGCGGCGGGACGAGGCGCGGGAGGTGGCGTTTGCCTGA
- a CDS encoding AAA family ATPase: MTGRRYRHGLVVGKFAPLHRGHLRVLDEALARCERVSVWVYSRPDFPDMPSPLRRGWVRSLYPARLFPGLDLLPDAPNPPLNEAPDATHRVYVRGVLDGWGVRPDAVFTSEAYGEAFAASLGAAHVCVDRARAAVPVSGSALRADVHGLREFLEPLVYAHFVRRVVILGAESTGKSTLTRALAEAFGTAGVREYGRDVYERENGALTEAHFLEIARGHRALEDEAITSPGVHRWVFSDTDAATTLMWSHLLTGGALPELRALADDCRSRYAHAFLCGTDLPHEQDGWRANTEVRAVQQAFIRQDLEARGVPFTLLSGSVPERVAQVRTVLGDG; this comes from the coding sequence GTGACGGGTCGGCGCTACCGGCACGGGCTGGTGGTGGGGAAGTTCGCACCGCTGCACCGGGGGCACCTGAGGGTGCTGGACGAGGCGCTGGCCCGCTGCGAGCGGGTGAGCGTGTGGGTGTACTCCCGCCCGGACTTTCCGGACATGCCCAGCCCGCTGCGCCGGGGCTGGGTCCGGTCGCTGTACCCGGCGCGGCTCTTCCCGGGGCTGGACCTGCTGCCGGACGCGCCGAATCCACCGCTGAACGAAGCGCCGGACGCCACCCACCGCGTGTACGTGCGGGGCGTGCTGGACGGCTGGGGGGTACGGCCCGACGCGGTGTTCACGTCCGAGGCGTACGGCGAGGCGTTCGCGGCGTCGCTGGGCGCGGCGCACGTCTGCGTGGACCGGGCGCGGGCAGCGGTGCCGGTCAGCGGCTCGGCGCTGCGCGCGGACGTGCACGGCCTGCGTGAGTTTCTGGAGCCGCTGGTGTACGCGCATTTCGTCCGGCGGGTGGTGATCCTGGGCGCGGAGAGCACCGGCAAGAGCACCCTGACCCGCGCGCTGGCGGAGGCGTTCGGGACGGCCGGGGTGCGCGAGTACGGCCGGGACGTGTACGAGCGGGAGAACGGTGCGCTGACAGAAGCGCACTTCCTGGAGATCGCGCGGGGGCACCGGGCGCTGGAGGACGAGGCGATCACCTCGCCCGGCGTGCACCGCTGGGTGTTCAGCGACACGGACGCCGCCACGACCCTGATGTGGTCGCACCTCCTGACCGGCGGGGCGCTGCCGGAGCTGCGGGCGCTGGCCGACGACTGCCGCTCGCGGTACGCGCACGCCTTCCTGTGCGGCACGGACCTGCCGCACGAGCAGGACGGCTGGCGGGCGAACACGGAGGTGCGGGCGGTGCAGCAGGCGTTCATCCGGCAGGATCTGGAGGCGCGGGGCGTGCCGTTCACCCTGCTGAGCGGGTCGGTTCCCGAGCGGGTGGCGCAGGTGCGGACGGTCCTGGGGGACGGATGA
- a CDS encoding methyltransferase domain-containing protein — protein sequence MSEERVRANERLFDAVADRYDGVGFLAQAARFVAEVAGVQPGEAVLDVMTGTGAVAAAVAGRAGRVVGVDVSAGMLARARARVPGAEFVRGDAAALPFPDGAFGVAVCAAGVFFLPDMPGGVREWARVVRPGGRVVVSSFGPELLGPLPGLWRARLAGAGLKPGAPPLGRLPTPEALADVLRAAGLTDVQAALHPLTYALPDVEARWADIRAGLEGLPLASLPPQEVAALEAAHHADLAPLFEGGPLTVPLPVIVASGHVATV from the coding sequence ATGAGCGAGGAACGGGTGCGGGCGAACGAGCGGCTGTTCGATGCGGTGGCGGACCGGTACGACGGGGTGGGGTTCCTGGCCCAGGCGGCCCGCTTCGTGGCCGAGGTGGCGGGCGTGCAGCCGGGCGAGGCGGTGCTGGACGTGATGACCGGCACAGGCGCGGTGGCCGCCGCCGTGGCAGGCCGCGCGGGGCGGGTGGTGGGCGTGGACGTGTCGGCGGGCATGCTGGCGCGGGCCAGGGCGCGGGTGCCGGGCGCGGAGTTCGTGCGGGGGGACGCGGCGGCGCTGCCCTTCCCGGACGGTGCCTTCGGCGTGGCGGTGTGCGCGGCGGGCGTGTTCTTCCTGCCGGACATGCCGGGCGGCGTGCGCGAGTGGGCGCGGGTGGTGCGGCCCGGCGGGCGGGTGGTGGTGTCGTCGTTCGGGCCCGAGTTGCTGGGCCCACTGCCGGGGCTGTGGCGGGCGCGGCTGGCCGGGGCAGGCCTGAAGCCGGGCGCGCCGCCGCTGGGTCGCCTGCCCACCCCGGAGGCCCTGGCGGACGTGCTGCGCGCGGCGGGCCTGACGGACGTGCAGGCGGCCCTTCACCCGCTGACGTATGCCCTCCCGGACGTCGAGGCGCGCTGGGCCGACATCCGCGCGGGGCTGGAGGGGCTGCCGCTGGCGTCCCTGCCCCCGCAGGAGGTGGCGGCGCTGGAGGCCGCGCACCACGCCGACCTCGCGCCGCTGTTTGAGGGAGGGCCGCTGACTGTGCCCCTCCCCGTGATCGTCGCGTCCGGGCACGTCGCCACCGTTTGA
- a CDS encoding TM2 domain-containing protein — translation MTNPDDKQPDASSNAPSWVDEVLGGSSASPATSSTSAPTAAPKPAGADDLRIPDAAPRAAAPSWVDEVAGAAPTAQPSRPAEPAPAPSWVDAAVGTSGTTSSAPGSAPVSPAPAPSWVDQAAGSSAAHTPQPQPQQVPPAHHVPPTPVAPTVVPPPRPPADDDWVARATGGAKNPSIPQGPAPMPHAPSQSGNFDDLERQARQAINQFTQGVQSGDVAQKKLIAGLLAIFLGGLGVHKFYLGNTQAGVIMLAATIGGWILGIIGSFIIVGAVFFLVPFLVGLLGFIEGVIYLTKNDADFQRDYIIGKKAWL, via the coding sequence ATGACCAACCCGGACGACAAGCAACCCGACGCCTCCAGCAACGCGCCGTCCTGGGTGGACGAGGTCCTCGGCGGGTCCAGCGCCAGCCCGGCCACCAGCTCGACCTCGGCCCCGACCGCCGCGCCGAAGCCCGCCGGGGCGGACGACCTGCGCATTCCGGACGCTGCCCCGCGCGCCGCCGCGCCCTCCTGGGTGGACGAGGTCGCGGGTGCGGCTCCCACCGCCCAGCCGAGCCGGCCCGCTGAGCCCGCGCCTGCTCCGTCGTGGGTGGACGCCGCCGTGGGCACCTCCGGCACGACCAGCAGCGCCCCCGGCAGCGCGCCGGTCAGTCCGGCCCCGGCGCCGTCCTGGGTGGATCAGGCGGCCGGGAGCAGCGCCGCGCACACCCCGCAGCCCCAGCCGCAGCAGGTGCCGCCCGCGCATCACGTGCCGCCCACCCCGGTCGCCCCGACGGTCGTGCCGCCCCCCCGCCCCCCGGCGGACGACGACTGGGTGGCGCGCGCCACGGGCGGAGCGAAGAACCCGTCCATCCCGCAGGGCCCCGCCCCCATGCCCCACGCGCCCAGTCAGAGTGGGAACTTCGACGATCTGGAACGGCAGGCGCGGCAGGCCATCAACCAGTTCACGCAGGGCGTCCAGAGTGGCGACGTGGCGCAGAAGAAACTCATCGCGGGCCTCCTGGCGATCTTCCTGGGCGGCCTGGGCGTGCACAAGTTCTACCTGGGCAACACCCAGGCCGGCGTGATCATGCTCGCCGCCACCATCGGCGGGTGGATCCTGGGCATCATCGGGTCGTTCATCATCGTCGGCGCAGTGTTCTTCCTCGTGCCGTTCCTGGTGGGCCTGCTGGGCTTCATCGAGGGCGTCATCTACCTGACGAAGAACGACGCGGACTTCCAGCGGGACTACATCATCGGCAAGAAAGCCTGGCTGTAA
- a CDS encoding aminotransferase class V-fold PLP-dependent enzyme has product MSDTPADTTHPQGWTFETTAVQSSIPRGLGQTIGFPIHAAAAFQFDTLEEAQLEFQQNTGLSYARLQNPTVRALEDRITTLEGGAATVAVASGQAATLTAILSVCRAGDHVVSASSLFGGTTGMLSNILPLMGITATLVDNTPDAVRAAMQPNTRLVWAEMISNPAGDIADIRAFADIAHERGALLAIDNTCGGVGFLCRPLEHGADIVSQSLTKWAGGHGSVLGGAVTVGTGHDLTRNPIYTDGGEQSILSVRGDAALAWRQRWFGAHQLGMTLAPHSAFLIAQGLETLALRLERESATALALAQWLEAHPKVGKVSYPGLSSHPHHHLAQTYLRGGQGAVLTFEVPDPSAFLSRVRVLRIAPNLGDVRTLVVHPWTTTHGRVPEPARHAAGVTPTTIRMSVGVEALRDLQADIEQAL; this is encoded by the coding sequence ATGAGCGACACGCCCGCCGACACCACGCACCCCCAGGGGTGGACGTTCGAGACGACTGCCGTGCAGAGCAGCATTCCCCGGGGACTGGGACAGACCATCGGCTTCCCGATCCACGCGGCGGCGGCGTTCCAGTTCGACACGCTGGAGGAGGCGCAACTGGAATTCCAGCAGAACACCGGCCTGAGTTACGCCCGCCTCCAGAACCCGACCGTGCGGGCGCTGGAGGACCGCATCACCACCCTGGAGGGCGGCGCGGCCACCGTGGCGGTGGCGAGTGGGCAGGCGGCGACCCTCACCGCGATCCTCAGCGTGTGCCGCGCCGGGGATCATGTGGTGTCGGCCAGCAGCCTGTTCGGTGGGACGACCGGGATGCTGAGTAACATCCTGCCGCTGATGGGCATCACGGCGACGCTGGTGGACAACACCCCGGACGCCGTGCGCGCCGCCATGCAGCCGAACACCCGGCTGGTGTGGGCGGAGATGATCAGCAACCCCGCCGGGGACATCGCGGACATCCGCGCGTTCGCGGACATCGCCCACGAGCGCGGGGCGCTGCTGGCGATCGACAACACCTGCGGGGGTGTGGGCTTCCTGTGCCGCCCGCTCGAGCACGGCGCGGACATCGTCAGTCAGTCCCTGACGAAGTGGGCGGGCGGGCACGGCAGCGTCCTGGGCGGCGCCGTGACGGTCGGCACCGGGCACGACCTGACCCGCAACCCGATCTACACGGACGGCGGCGAGCAGAGCATCCTCAGCGTGCGGGGCGACGCGGCCCTCGCGTGGCGGCAGCGCTGGTTCGGCGCGCACCAGCTGGGCATGACCCTCGCGCCGCACAGCGCGTTCCTGATCGCGCAGGGCCTCGAGACCCTCGCGCTGCGCCTGGAACGCGAGAGCGCCACCGCCCTCGCCCTGGCGCAGTGGCTGGAGGCGCACCCGAAGGTCGGGAAGGTCAGCTACCCCGGCCTGAGCAGCCACCCGCACCACCACCTCGCGCAGACGTACCTGCGCGGCGGGCAGGGCGCCGTCCTGACCTTCGAGGTGCCGGACCCCAGCGCGTTCCTGTCGCGCGTGCGCGTGCTCCGCATCGCCCCGAACCTCGGGGACGTCCGCACGCTCGTCGTGCACCCCTGGACCACCACGCACGGCCGCGTGCCCGAACCCGCCCGCCACGCCGCCGGGGTCACCCCCACCACCATCCGCATGAGCGTCGGCGTGGAAGCCCTGCGCGACCTCCAGGCGGACATCGAACAGGCGCTGTAA
- a CDS encoding creatininase family protein: MHIRDMNWVMVEDLLTREDRCVLPLGCTEQHATLSLATDTLLAERVAREAAEGSGVPVFPALPYGITPTFAAYPGTLSLRVSTYLNLLDDLLSGLHAQGFRRILIVNGHGGNAPGQGWLAEWLARHPDARVQWHNWWNAPRTWAAVQRVDPLASHASWMENFPWTRLDGVPAPEERKPMVDVAALRQLPPARVREVLGDGNYGGLHHRPDREMQLIWQEAVAETRALLESGWA; this comes from the coding sequence ATGCACATTCGGGATATGAACTGGGTCATGGTCGAGGACCTGCTGACCCGCGAGGACCGCTGCGTCCTCCCGCTGGGCTGCACCGAGCAGCACGCCACCCTCAGCCTCGCGACGGACACGCTGCTGGCCGAACGCGTCGCGCGTGAGGCCGCCGAGGGCAGCGGCGTACCCGTGTTCCCCGCCCTCCCGTACGGCATCACGCCCACCTTCGCGGCGTACCCGGGCACGCTCAGCCTGCGGGTGAGCACGTACCTGAATCTGCTCGACGACCTGCTGAGCGGCCTGCACGCCCAGGGCTTCCGGCGCATCCTGATCGTGAACGGGCACGGCGGGAACGCCCCGGGGCAGGGCTGGCTGGCCGAGTGGCTGGCCCGGCACCCGGACGCGCGCGTGCAGTGGCACAACTGGTGGAATGCGCCCCGCACCTGGGCCGCCGTGCAGCGCGTGGACCCCCTGGCCAGCCACGCCAGCTGGATGGAGAACTTCCCCTGGACCCGCCTGGACGGCGTCCCGGCACCCGAGGAGCGCAAACCCATGGTGGACGTCGCCGCGCTGCGCCAGCTGCCCCCCGCGAGGGTGCGCGAGGTGCTGGGCGACGGGAACTACGGCGGCCTGCACCACCGCCCGGACCGCGAGATGCAGCTCATCTGGCAGGAGGCCGTCGCGGAAACCCGCGCGCTGCTGGAGAGTGGCTGGGCCTGA
- the ribH gene encoding 6,7-dimethyl-8-ribityllumazine synthase, giving the protein MNRIEANLLATDLKFAVVSTRWNHLIVDRLVEGAELAFVQHGGKTENLDHFLAPGSYEVPLIARKLAESGKYDAVVCLGAVIKGDTDHYDFVAGGAANGILNTSLHTGVPVAFGVLTTDTVEQALNRAGIKAGNKGAEAVLAMVETVNLLKQIG; this is encoded by the coding sequence ATGAACCGAATCGAAGCCAATCTGCTTGCCACCGACCTGAAGTTCGCTGTTGTCAGTACCCGCTGGAATCACCTGATCGTGGACCGTCTGGTGGAGGGGGCGGAGCTGGCGTTCGTGCAGCACGGCGGGAAGACCGAGAACCTGGATCATTTCCTCGCGCCGGGCAGTTACGAGGTGCCGCTGATCGCCCGCAAGCTGGCGGAGTCCGGGAAGTACGACGCGGTGGTGTGCCTGGGCGCCGTCATCAAGGGCGATACGGACCACTACGATTTCGTGGCGGGCGGCGCGGCGAACGGCATCCTGAACACCAGTCTGCACACCGGGGTGCCCGTGGCGTTCGGCGTGCTGACGACCGACACGGTCGAGCAGGCCCTGAACCGCGCGGGCATCAAGGCCGGGAACAAGGGCGCCGAGGCGGTCCTGGCGATGGTCGAGACCGTGAACCTGCTGAAACAGATCGGGTAA
- a CDS encoding bifunctional 3,4-dihydroxy-2-butanone-4-phosphate synthase/GTP cyclohydrolase II, translating to MTLASIPELLAELRAGRPVILVDDEHRENEGDLLMPAATATPEWVNFMAREGRGLICVTLTPERARALDLTPMVGQSSDPNGTAFTVSVDHVSNSTGISAFDRAATIAALMDDAAKPTDFRRPGHIFPLVARPGGVLRRAGHTEAGCDLARLSGFAPVGVICEIMGDDGEMSRLPDLLAFGERHGLKVGSIEALIAYRMEHDPFMQLVAEARLPTEYGEFRLVGFEDTLSGAEHVALVMGDVTPEPLLVRVHSECLTGDGFHSLRCDCGPQRDAAMQAIAAEGRGVLVYLRQEGRGIGLLNKIRAYHLQDGGADTVEANLQLGFPADARDFGIGAQMLHLLGARQLRVLTNNPRKLHSLGGFGLDVVERVPLHVGRNEHNTAYLSTKAAKLGHLGTDGSGD from the coding sequence ATGACGCTGGCCTCCATCCCTGAACTGCTGGCGGAACTGCGCGCCGGGCGACCCGTGATCCTGGTAGACGACGAGCACCGCGAGAACGAGGGCGACCTGCTGATGCCCGCTGCGACCGCCACGCCCGAGTGGGTGAACTTCATGGCGCGCGAGGGGCGCGGCCTGATCTGCGTGACCCTCACGCCGGAGCGGGCGCGCGCGCTGGACCTGACGCCGATGGTGGGGCAGAGCAGCGATCCGAACGGCACGGCGTTCACCGTCAGCGTGGATCACGTCAGCAACTCCACCGGCATCAGCGCCTTCGACCGCGCCGCCACCATCGCCGCCCTGATGGACGACGCGGCCAAACCCACCGATTTCCGCCGCCCCGGCCACATCTTCCCGCTCGTCGCGCGGCCCGGCGGGGTGCTGCGCCGCGCCGGTCACACCGAGGCGGGCTGCGACCTCGCCCGGCTCTCGGGCTTCGCGCCCGTCGGCGTGATCTGCGAGATCATGGGGGACGACGGCGAGATGAGCCGCCTCCCGGACCTCCTCGCATTCGGTGAACGGCACGGCCTGAAGGTCGGCAGCATCGAGGCCCTCATCGCGTACCGCATGGAACACGACCCCTTCATGCAGCTCGTGGCGGAGGCGCGGCTGCCCACCGAGTACGGCGAGTTCCGCCTCGTCGGCTTCGAGGACACCCTCAGCGGCGCGGAACACGTCGCGCTCGTCATGGGCGACGTCACCCCCGAGCCCCTGCTCGTGCGCGTGCACAGCGAATGCCTCACCGGGGACGGCTTCCACTCGCTGCGCTGCGACTGCGGCCCGCAACGCGACGCCGCCATGCAGGCCATCGCCGCCGAGGGCCGCGGCGTCCTCGTGTACCTCCGGCAGGAAGGGCGCGGCATCGGCCTGCTGAACAAGATCCGCGCCTACCACCTCCAGGACGGCGGCGCGGACACCGTCGAGGCGAACCTGCAACTGGGTTTTCCCGCCGACGCCCGCGACTTCGGCATCGGCGCTCAGATGCTCCACCTCCTGGGCGCGCGGCAACTGCGCGTCCTGACGAACAACCCCCGCAAACTCCACAGCTTGGGCGGCTTCGGCCTGGACGTCGTCGAACGCGTGCCCCTGCACGTCGGCCGTAACGAACACAACACCGCCTACCTCAGCACCAAGGCCGCCAAACTCGGCCACCTCGGCACCGACGGCAGCGGCGACTGA
- a CDS encoding riboflavin synthase, with protein MFTGIIEQVGQIARTTENEGNLTVTIQPARMWADVELGESIAVNGTCLTVTTWDAAGFTVDLSRETIAKTAPHWREGTKVNLERAMTAQARFGGHVVSGHVDGVGTVLRVDAQPGAYTMTVRAAPHLARYLVPKGSVTVDGVSLTVVDAGGPAGSRADLRPDEFTLWLVPHTLEVTTLHTWAAGTQVNLEADQMAKYVERLILMRDWTPEQAEQEVGA; from the coding sequence ATGTTTACTGGAATCATCGAACAGGTCGGGCAGATCGCCCGCACCACCGAGAACGAGGGCAACCTGACCGTCACCATCCAGCCCGCCCGCATGTGGGCGGATGTGGAACTCGGCGAGAGCATCGCCGTGAACGGCACCTGCCTGACCGTGACCACCTGGGACGCGGCGGGCTTCACCGTGGACCTCAGCCGCGAGACGATCGCCAAGACCGCGCCCCATTGGCGCGAGGGCACGAAGGTGAATCTGGAGCGCGCCATGACCGCCCAGGCGCGCTTCGGCGGGCACGTGGTCAGCGGGCACGTGGACGGCGTGGGCACGGTCCTGCGCGTGGACGCCCAGCCCGGCGCGTACACCATGACCGTGCGCGCCGCGCCGCACCTCGCCCGTTACCTCGTGCCGAAGGGCAGCGTCACGGTGGACGGCGTGAGCCTGACCGTCGTGGACGCGGGCGGCCCGGCGGGCAGCCGCGCCGACCTGCGCCCGGACGAGTTCACGCTGTGGCTCGTGCCGCACACGCTGGAGGTCACCACCCTGCACACCTGGGCGGCGGGCACGCAGGTGAATCTGGAGGCCGACCAGATGGCCAAGTACGTCGAGCGGCTCATCCTGATGCGCGACTGGACGCCCGAACAGGCGGAGCAGGAGGTGGGCGCATGA
- the ribD gene encoding bifunctional diaminohydroxyphosphoribosylaminopyrimidine deaminase/5-amino-6-(5-phosphoribosylamino)uracil reductase RibD, with protein sequence MTLALVEAARGLGRTAPNPPVGCVIVQARTDQDGEVVGRGFHPRAGEPHAEVFALRDAGERARGATVYVTLEPCSHHGRTPPCADALIAAGVRRVVVAALDPNPLVAGRGVQRLRDAGIEVTVGVLEAEAARQQAGFRSAVVRGRPWVVAKYAMTLDGKVAALNEGNGAVSGPQARERTMRWRDELDAIAVGSGTLGLDDPALTTRGVPGGRDPRPVVFDRRAASDPQARAWRDGAVLVTAPDADAAAHEAAGITVQRAASLPDALSGLAGLGIGSVLLEGGPTLLSAFLAQGLVDEVRVFLSPKLLGAGLSPLTGPARPMHEAQALHEVTVETLGPDVLITGLLHAIPRV encoded by the coding sequence ATGACGCTCGCGCTGGTGGAGGCTGCCAGAGGACTGGGCCGCACGGCGCCGAATCCCCCCGTGGGCTGCGTGATCGTGCAGGCCCGTACCGATCAGGACGGCGAGGTGGTGGGGCGAGGCTTCCACCCCAGGGCCGGTGAGCCGCACGCGGAGGTGTTCGCCCTGCGGGACGCGGGCGAGCGGGCTCGCGGCGCGACGGTATACGTGACACTGGAACCGTGCAGTCATCACGGGCGCACGCCGCCCTGCGCGGACGCGCTGATCGCGGCGGGCGTGCGGCGCGTGGTCGTGGCGGCGCTGGACCCGAACCCGCTGGTGGCGGGGCGCGGCGTGCAGCGCCTGCGGGACGCCGGGATCGAGGTCACGGTGGGCGTACTGGAGGCCGAGGCCGCGCGGCAGCAGGCGGGCTTCCGCAGCGCAGTGGTGCGGGGTCGCCCGTGGGTGGTGGCGAAGTACGCCATGACCCTCGATGGCAAGGTGGCCGCGCTGAACGAGGGCAACGGCGCGGTCAGCGGCCCGCAGGCCCGGGAGCGCACCATGCGCTGGCGCGACGAACTGGACGCCATCGCGGTCGGCAGCGGCACATTGGGCCTGGACGACCCGGCCCTGACGACGCGCGGCGTGCCGGGGGGCCGGGACCCGCGCCCGGTGGTGTTTGACCGCCGCGCGGCGAGCGATCCGCAGGCCCGCGCGTGGCGCGACGGTGCCGTCCTCGTGACCGCTCCGGACGCCGACGCGGCCGCGCACGAGGCCGCCGGGATCACCGTGCAGCGCGCCGCATCGCTGCCGGACGCCCTGAGCGGACTGGCGGGCCTGGGGATCGGCAGCGTGCTGCTCGAAGGCGGCCCGACCCTCCTGAGTGCCTTTCTGGCGCAGGGACTGGTGGACGAGGTGCGGGTCTTTCTCTCCCCGAAACTCCTGGGCGCGGGCCTGAGTCCCCTGACTGGTCCCGCGCGCCCCATGCACGAGGCGCAGGCCTTGCACGAAGTCACGGTCGAGACGCTCGGCCCGGACGTCCTGATCACCGGCCTGCTGCACGCCATCCCGCGCGTCTGA
- a CDS encoding SDR family oxidoreductase yields the protein MTTILVTGGSGVLGRALTPALEGRADVRVLSRHADPRPAFRQGDLQTGAGLAEALRGVDTVIHAASQPSRPQADLEMTGVLLAAAREAGVRHVVYVSIVGCDQVRAFPYYRAKTQTEALVAAGGVPFTVVRAAQFHEFVAFMLSRLNRAPLLPLPGLPLQPVDVRAAAAQIAAVSLGAPQGRAPDIVGPQVIPLPELARTWADATGVRTRILPVPAARRFTPLTRPDLSGVGRTWAQWLAQEAARPNPYAG from the coding sequence ATGACAACGATCCTCGTGACCGGAGGCAGCGGCGTACTGGGCCGCGCCCTGACGCCCGCCCTGGAGGGCCGCGCGGACGTGCGCGTCCTGTCCCGCCACGCCGACCCCCGCCCCGCGTTCCGGCAGGGTGACCTCCAGACCGGCGCGGGCCTCGCGGAGGCGCTGCGCGGCGTGGACACCGTCATCCACGCGGCCAGCCAGCCCTCGCGGCCCCAGGCGGACCTCGAGATGACCGGCGTGCTCCTCGCGGCGGCGCGGGAGGCGGGCGTGCGGCACGTCGTGTACGTAAGCATCGTGGGGTGTGATCAGGTGCGGGCCTTCCCGTACTACCGCGCCAAGACCCAGACCGAGGCGCTGGTCGCGGCGGGCGGCGTGCCGTTCACGGTGGTGCGCGCCGCGCAGTTCCACGAGTTCGTGGCGTTCATGCTCTCGCGCCTGAACCGCGCGCCGCTGCTGCCCCTGCCGGGCCTGCCCCTCCAGCCCGTGGACGTCCGCGCCGCCGCCGCGCAGATCGCCGCCGTCTCGCTGGGGGCGCCGCAGGGTCGCGCGCCGGACATCGTCGGCCCACAGGTCATCCCACTGCCGGAACTGGCCCGCACCTGGGCCGACGCGACTGGTGTGCGCACCCGCATCCTGCCCGTCCCCGCCGCGCGGCGCTTCACGCCCCTCACCCGTCCCGACCTGAGCGGCGTGGGCCGCACCTGGGCGCAGTGGCTCGCGCAGGAGGCCGCGCGCCCTAATCCCTACGCGGGCTGA